The following DNA comes from Halobacillus litoralis.
AACCTTTTTCCCTAAACGAGTGAGTGCAACCGCTAAGTTCACTGTAACGGTAGACTTCCCTACGCCGCCTTTACCGCTGGCGATGGTAAGGAATTTCGTGCCCGCATTCCCACCAAGAAGGGAGGCATCTTCAGATTCCTCTGCGGCAGGCTGGAGCTTTTGAATTACATCATCTGGAAGCTGATCAAAACGTAAACCTACAGTCGTTGCGCCCCCGCTTTTAAGGGCATTGACGATGGTTTGCTGTAACTCCATCTGTTCAGCGGTGTTCGTTTTGCCAATGAGCACTTTCACACTCACATGATTCTTATCCTCTTTGATCTTTATATCTTCAATCCCTTCGGTTTCCTTTAGCGTTTTATGTAAAAACGGATCTTCGATTGGATGAAGGATTTCTAGTACTTTTTCTTGTGTCAACATGCCGATTCACCATCCTTAGAAAATGTTTCAGTAGTGTTAGTATAACATACATGAAACGCTTTCTAAGTGATATGCTTACATCAATCCGAAGAAGAATATTCCCGTTCTGTCACAAAACGCAAAACTCCCTGGTAGATGGAAGCAGCTATCTTCCGTTGATATTCATCGGTCTTAAGTAATTCCCGCTCTGTTTCGTTGGATAAAAAGCCAGCCTCAACAAGGGCTCCTGGAGCTTCTACATGTTTAAGAAGGTAGATATTCGTAAGTCCAAGCGCCTCCCGATCGGTATTCTCCATATTAGACCGGATCTCTGATTGGATGAACTTAGCCAAGTGTTCACTATCCGCTACCTCAGGATTATAAAAGGTTTGTGCGCCACTCCATTTCGCTGAAGGGATAGCATTCAGATGAAGACTTAAGTAGAAGTCCGCTTCTTTTTCCTTGATATATTGAACGCGATTACGAATATCCTCAGACTTACGCCGCGATAGACTTCCTGCCCCTTCTGAGGAAAGATCTGTATCTTCATAACGTGTTAAATAAACGAGCGCCCCTGCTTGTTGAAGGTAATCCTGCAGATACTCCGCCAATTGTAACGTGATGTCCTTTTCTTCTGTACCGTCTTTTCCTGAAGCACCGCCGTCCGGCCCCCCGTGTCCTGGATCAAGTACAATGACTTTACCTGATAACGGAGATGACCACACCGTCCACGCATCTTTCGCTTCCTGAAGCGGATAAGATACAGCACAAACAAGAATGACGATTCCTACCAACCATAAAAAGGTTTTCATTCGTCGCATTTAACATTCCTCACTCCTTTGTACTCCTCCCTACATAACTATATGGGACAAGGTCAGAGATTATGAAAGTGAGGTCATTTAACTCGAGTAGGTCTCACGCATTCTTTAATAGGGTGTGGGCTAAACTTGAAGCCGGATGTAATTAGCGGACGGGTCTCTTGTCATTATTATATTTCCTTCTTCTTGTATCCAGGCATCCATTTTTCTCAATCGATCAACGGCTGCCTGTCTCATAGGACCGTTTGGATAAATAATATCAAACGAACGTAACCCACGGCTGTTTATATTTGGAGGCGGGGCACCTGTCCCCTTCCATGTATTTAATCCGATATGATGATGGTACCCTCCACTCGAGATGAATAAAGCTTGATCACCAAAGCGGCTTACAACATCAAAGCCAAGTCCATTACAGTAAAACTCTTCTGTATTTGATAAATCTGAGACATGAAGGTGTATATGTCCTAACAAAGTTTCCGGTGGAATCCCGCCCCATCCTTTTTCCTCAGCACTCATAATGAGTCCGTTAAAATCCAGGGGATCTACAGTCATCTTAACTTGACCTTCCTTCCACACCCACGCCTCCGATGGTCGATCGATGTACACTTCTATTCCATTTCCATCCGGGTCAGAAAAGTAAACCGCTTCACTGACAAAATGATCGGATCCAGCTACTTGAATATTTTCACTTATCAAATGCCTCAAAAAGTTTGCTAAGTCTGATCTCTCCGGCAATAACAAAGCAAAGTGATATAAACCGGTGGTGCCCGGGTCCAAACCCATACTTTCTTTTTGTTCTTCTATTGTTAAAAGCGGATATATTCCGTCTGCAGTCAACTGAATCATCATATCCGTTTGTGCCAAGACCTTAAACCCTAGCACATGTTGATAAAACTGTGAGGAACGAGTCACATCTTCTACTATTAAATGAACACTTTTTACGTAGACTTTCTCTCCATCATGGAAATTCATGTTCTTCCCCCTGATACCGAATTTTATATTTGATTATAACCATCAATTAACGAAAGGAAAAATTATATGACTTCGTTTAATCCAGCATAACTTCAGTTTCATGAATCCCTGTAAAGTAAAAAAAGACTCCCACCCCATAGGGTGAGAGTCTTTCTGCGATCCAAATATTAACGCTTGGAGAATTGTGGCGCGCGACGTGCACCTTTAAGACCGTATTTCTTACGCTCTTTCATACGTGCGTCACGAGTCAATAGACCTGCGCGTTTAAGTGGTGTGCGGTATTCCGGGTCCGCTTGCAACAATGCACGAGCGACTCCGTGACGGATAGCACCAGCTTGACCAGTGAATCCTCCACCATCTACGTTCACATAAATATCATAGTTACCTTCTGTTTCTGTAACAGCAAGCGGCTGTTTAAGAATCATACGAAGGGTTTCATACGGGAAAAAGTCTTCAGCATCACGTTTGTTTATTACTACACGACCAGTTCCTGGGACAAGACGCACACGAGCAGTTGAGCTCTTACGTCGTCCAGTACCGGAGTATTGTACTTGTGCCACTTAGATTACCTCCTTTTATTATCCGCGAAGTTCGTAAACTTCTGGTTGTTGTGCTTCATGCTTGTGCTCAGCTCCAGCAAATACATGAAGTTTCTTGCCCATTTTACGTCCAAGACTTCCTTTTGGAAGCATACCTTTAACAGCAAGTTCTAGCATTTGCTCAGGGTATTTCGTACGCATTTCGTTAGCAGTACGAGATTTCAAACCACCCACGTGGTTAGAGTGACGATAATAGATCTTATCGTTGATTTTGTTACCTGTTAGTTGGATCTCACCAGCGTTGATGATAATTACGTGATCACCTGTGTCAACGTGTGGTGTGTATGTTGGTTTATTTTTACCGCGAAGGATCGCAGCAACTTCGCTCGCTAAACGGCCAAGTGTTTGCCCTGCAGCATCCACAACATACCATTTACGTTCAACGTTGTTTTCATTTGCCATGAAAGTTGTGCGCATATCGGTTTCCCTCCTGAATAGTTAATTTCACATAGACTTTAGTCAATTTATCATTTATCTCAAATACGATTAGTTTCCGGGGCTAACCGTGGTACAGAAATAAAATGCCATAGAATATAATATAACACTATCCACATATATGTCAAGGGCCTGTACACCTGGAATCGTTGTTTTTTTACATGCGCCTCAGTCGTAATATACTTGCCACAAGAATAATCCACGAGGAGGGGCAGTATTCCCGGCTTCGTCCCTGTGTTCAGCCTCTATCACCCGAGTAAGGTCTTCTGCCTCTCTTTCGTGACGACCGACCTCCAGCAGAGTACCCGTCAAAATACGGACCATATTATACAAGAAACCTGTTCCTCTGAAGGTGAATATTATTTCAGATTCTTGTCTTGTCACGGATGCTTCATGGATGGTACGTACCTTACTGCCTTTCACATCCGATTTCGGAGAGCAAAATGAAGTGAAATCGTGTTTGCCCTCTATATACTGACACGCACGCATCATCGCTTCCACATCGAGGTCAGCTCTCACATGATGTGTATAGTGCCGCCGGAAAAGGTCAGGATCTTTATGATTTCTCACAAAATACCTATATTCTTTACCTGTGGTATCATATCGAGCATGGAAATCTGATGATACTCTTTCGGCTGATACAACTTGAATATCATCAGGAAGAATGGGATTGAGTGCACGCTTCCAATTTTCTAAAGGCACATTCAAGGGGGTATCAAAGTGGACCACCTGTCCAAGTGCATGCACTCCGGCATCCGTGCGCCCTGAAGCTGTCACTTTTACAATATGACCCTTATGCATCTTTCCTAATGCTTTTTCTATTTCTGCTTGTATTGTGTTACCATTCGGTTGAACTTGGTATCCAGCATAAAACGTGCCATCATACTGTATAGTAAGTCGCAATCTTTCCACGGCAGGTTCCTCCAAATCAACTTCTAGTCAAAAACAAAGCGACGATCAACATCACGAAAACAATATACAAATAAATATCGCTTTTACCGATTTGCAATTCTCGCAGTTTCGTTCGTCCTTCTCCACCTTGGTACCCTCTCGCTTCCATGGCCATAGCAAGCTCCTCAGCACGTTTGAAAGCGCTGACGAATAAAGGGACTAACAGAGGGACAACAGCCTTCACACGGTCCTTAAAGGCTCCTGTGCGAAAATCCACTCCTCTCGATGCCTGAGCTTTTGATATTTTTTCAGTCTCCTGCATCAAGGTCGGGATAAACCTTAGGGAAATAGACATCATCAAAGCCAGCTCGTGGACTGGAAATCGGACTTTCTTCAATGGACCCAACAATTCTTCAATAGCATCCGTAATTTCAATAGGGGTAGTCGTCAATGTCAACAGAGAGGTGACTAGAATTAAGAGAAAGAAGCGCAAAGAAATCGAGCCACCTTGAACCAGACCTTCTCTATAAACCTCCCAGCCTAAAATAGAAAAGGCCACATCCCCTTCTCTTGTGACGATGAGATGTAGTAGAAAGGTGAAAATTATTAAGAACCAAACTGGTTTTAAACCCTTCATAATATATCGAAAAGGGATCTTCGACATCAAAGCACTTCCGACAGCAAACAAGGCTAACACCCCATAACTCATAACGGAGTTAGCAAAAAAGACGATCACAACAAAGAAAAAGATAATAGCGATTTTCGAGCGAGGGTCTAATCGGTGGATGGCCGAATCCGTCGGGATATACTGACCAATAATCATTGAGCTACTCATGATCGCGGCCCCCTCTCAATTTCCGGGCTAATTCCTTTGCTAACTCTGCTATGGTCTCACCTTGATAATCAAGTTCCACACCGAGCTCTTGCCTGGCTTTATTGATGAATTCAATAACCTCTGGTACATCGAGCTGCACTTCCTGTAAAGCTTCCTGCTGTTTGAATATCTCTAATGGAGTGCCTTCCCGGTGCACATCCCCATTATTCAAAATAATGATATGGTCCGCGTAAGTAAGGGCCGCCTCCATGCTGTGTGTGACTAATACGGTTGTCAGCCTTTTTTCCTCGTGAAGGTCATAGAACATGTCCATGATTTCCCTTTGCCCACTTGGATCGAGGCCTGCAGTCGGCTCGTCCAGCACAAGCACTTGTGGATCCATTGCCAGTACACCAGAAATGGCCACCCTGCGCATTTGACCACCACTTAAATCGAATGGAGAGCGTTCAAGCAATTCCTCAGGTAAGTGAGTAGCCTTTACCGCTTCTTTTGTCCTTCGTTCGATCTCACTTTTCTCAACCCCGAAATTATGTGGGCCGAATGCGATATCCTTAGCCACCGTTTCCTCGAACAATTGGTGTTCAGGGTATTGAAAAACAACACCGACTTTTTCTCTCAATTGTCTCAATTGTTTATTCTTTTCTTTAGCTTCCAATACATAGTCACCGATACGGACCTTCCCCGACGTCGGTTGTAATAAGCCGTTCAAATGTTGGATCAATGTCGATTTCCCTGACCCTGTATGACCGATGATCGCGACAAAAGCTCCAGATTTTATAGAAAACGATAAGTCATTCAAGGCTTTATGCTCAAAAGGGCTATCAGGTTGATAAACGTAACTTACATGGTCGAACGTGATATCCATAATTCCTCCAACAACTCCTGGTGATTGAGTGGCTCACGAGTCAGCTTCACACCCTCACTTTTCAGGTGATCGGCCAGTTTACTGACAAATGGAGTATCTAAGCCAATTTCAGTTAATCGTTCCTTTCTAGAAAAAACGTCCCTCGGGGAACCTTCTGTCCACACTTCCCCTTCGTTCATGACGATAACCCTTGAAGCTTCCGTCACTTCCTGGAGATCATGGGTGATTGTAATCAAAGAAAGATCTCTTTCTTGCTGCACCTCACGGACAGTCTCCATAATCTGTTTTCTACCTTTTGGATCCAGCATTGCTGTCGCTTCATCCAATATGATGAATGTCGGTGAAACAGCTAATACGCTGGCGATGGCTACACGCTGCTTCTGGCCCCCAGACAGCCGGTGTGGTTCGTGATGTTCATAGTCCCCCATCCGTACAGCTTTCAAACTCTCCTGGATACGTTCGACCATCAACTTTCTTGGCATTCCATGGTTTTCCATGCCGAAAGCAACATCATCACGAACCGTAGTACCAACGAATTGATTGTCAGGGTTTTGAAAAACCATACCCACTTGTTTTCTTATCTCCCAGACAGTTTCTTGAGTGACCTTATTACCATCTACAAAGATTTCCCCTTCTTGGGGAAATAATAACCCATTCATCAATTTAGCAATGGTAGATTTACCAGAACCATTGTGACCTATGATCGCTACCCATTCATCTGGGCCGATTTTGAAGTTGACGTTCTTCAGCACCCACGGCATATCTTCTTGATAACGGAATGACACATTCCGAAACTCAACTTGTCTCTCACCCACCTGTATTCCTCCTCTGCTCAACTGACTATTTCCCAGGAAATACGACATCATTTCCTAAAATCCAACTTCTATGAATCGACGAAGACTATATTAGCTGCCAGGGCTTGTAACCAATAAAAAAGCATAAAAAAAGGGCTGGATGCAACCTCACAATGAGATTCAGTCCTGCCCTTTTACCCCAATGGTACTCATTAAACTAGTTCAATGATCGCCATTTTAGCTCCATCACCTTTACGCTCGCCTAGCTTAAGCACGCGAGTGTAACCACCTTGACGGTCTTCATAGCGTGGGCCGATGTCAGAGAACAGCTTTTGCAAAGCAGTTTGCTCGCCTTCTTCATCAGCGTCCACCTTATAAAGGAATGATTCAGCTTGACGACGGGCATGTAAATCGCCGCGTTTCCCTAGTGTAATCATTTTTTCTACAACAGAACGAAGTTCTTTAGCCTTAGCTTCTGTTGTTTCTAAACGTTCATGAATGATCAGGTCAGTCGCTAAGTTACGAAGTAGCGCCATACGCTGATCTGTTGTACGTCCTAGTTTTCTAGCCATTGATAATCCCTCCCTTTTCTGGATCTCTTAGATGTGTTCTATCAATCAATCGTCTTTTCTTAAACCTAAGCCCAACTCATCCAACTTGTGCTTCACTTCTTCAAGTGACTTGCGACCAAGGTTACGAACCTTCATCATATCTTCTTCAGATTTATTCGCAAGTTCTTGCACTGTGTTGATACCAGCGCGTTTCAAGCAGTTGTAAGAACGGACAGAAAGGTCAAGCTCTTCGATCGTCATTTCTAGAACTTTTTCTTTTTGGTCCTCTTCTTTTTCGACCATGATTTCAGCTTTTTGAGCTTCATCAGTAAGTCCTACAAAAATATTGAGGTGTTCCATATAGATCTTAGCTCCGAGAGAGATCGCTTCTTCTGGACGAATACTACCATCCGTCCACACATCTAACGTTAATTTATCAAAGTTAGAAGTTTGACCGATTCTAGTGTTCTCTACTTGATACGTCACACGGGATACAGGCGTGAAAATAGAATCAACTGGTATAACGCCGATAGGTAGATCCTCGTGGTTATTTCCTTCTGCTGGACGATATCCTCGGCCACGTTCTGCTGTAATACGGGCACGGAAGCTAGAATTGCTATCTAGCGTAGCGATATGGATGTCTGGATTCAGTACTTCCACATCACTATCGTGCGTAATGTCTGCAGCTGTAACCTTTCCTTCACCCTGTACATCAATCTCTA
Coding sequences within:
- a CDS encoding VOC family protein, which encodes MNFHDGEKVYVKSVHLIVEDVTRSSQFYQHVLGFKVLAQTDMMIQLTADGIYPLLTIEEQKESMGLDPGTTGLYHFALLLPERSDLANFLRHLISENIQVAGSDHFVSEAVYFSDPDGNGIEVYIDRPSEAWVWKEGQVKMTVDPLDFNGLIMSAEEKGWGGIPPETLLGHIHLHVSDLSNTEEFYCNGLGFDVVSRFGDQALFISSGGYHHHIGLNTWKGTGAPPPNINSRGLRSFDIIYPNGPMRQAAVDRLRKMDAWIQEEGNIIMTRDPSANYIRLQV
- the rplQ gene encoding 50S ribosomal protein L17, whose amino-acid sequence is MARKLGRTTDQRMALLRNLATDLIIHERLETTEAKAKELRSVVEKMITLGKRGDLHARRQAESFLYKVDADEEGEQTALQKLFSDIGPRYEDRQGGYTRVLKLGERKGDGAKMAIIELV
- a CDS encoding energy-coupling factor transporter transmembrane component T family protein; translated protein: MSSSMIIGQYIPTDSAIHRLDPRSKIAIIFFFVVIVFFANSVMSYGVLALFAVGSALMSKIPFRYIMKGLKPVWFLIIFTFLLHLIVTREGDVAFSILGWEVYREGLVQGGSISLRFFLLILVTSLLTLTTTPIEITDAIEELLGPLKKVRFPVHELALMMSISLRFIPTLMQETEKISKAQASRGVDFRTGAFKDRVKAVVPLLVPLFVSAFKRAEELAMAMEARGYQGGEGRTKLRELQIGKSDIYLYIVFVMLIVALFLTRS
- the truA gene encoding tRNA pseudouridine(38-40) synthase TruA, yielding MERLRLTIQYDGTFYAGYQVQPNGNTIQAEIEKALGKMHKGHIVKVTASGRTDAGVHALGQVVHFDTPLNVPLENWKRALNPILPDDIQVVSAERVSSDFHARYDTTGKEYRYFVRNHKDPDLFRRHYTHHVRADLDVEAMMRACQYIEGKHDFTSFCSPKSDVKGSKVRTIHEASVTRQESEIIFTFRGTGFLYNMVRILTGTLLEVGRHEREAEDLTRVIEAEHRDEAGNTAPPRGLFLWQVYYD
- a CDS encoding energy-coupling factor ABC transporter ATP-binding protein, yielding MGERQVEFRNVSFRYQEDMPWVLKNVNFKIGPDEWVAIIGHNGSGKSTIAKLMNGLLFPQEGEIFVDGNKVTQETVWEIRKQVGMVFQNPDNQFVGTTVRDDVAFGMENHGMPRKLMVERIQESLKAVRMGDYEHHEPHRLSGGQKQRVAIASVLAVSPTFIILDEATAMLDPKGRKQIMETVREVQQERDLSLITITHDLQEVTEASRVIVMNEGEVWTEGSPRDVFSRKERLTEIGLDTPFVSKLADHLKSEGVKLTREPLNHQELLEELWISRSTM
- the cwlD gene encoding N-acetylmuramoyl-L-alanine amidase CwlD; the protein is MRRMKTFLWLVGIVILVCAVSYPLQEAKDAWTVWSSPLSGKVIVLDPGHGGPDGGASGKDGTEEKDITLQLAEYLQDYLQQAGALVYLTRYEDTDLSSEGAGSLSRRKSEDIRNRVQYIKEKEADFYLSLHLNAIPSAKWSGAQTFYNPEVADSEHLAKFIQSEIRSNMENTDREALGLTNIYLLKHVEAPGALVEAGFLSNETERELLKTDEYQRKIAASIYQGVLRFVTEREYSSSD
- a CDS encoding energy-coupling factor ABC transporter ATP-binding protein; translation: MDITFDHVSYVYQPDSPFEHKALNDLSFSIKSGAFVAIIGHTGSGKSTLIQHLNGLLQPTSGKVRIGDYVLEAKEKNKQLRQLREKVGVVFQYPEHQLFEETVAKDIAFGPHNFGVEKSEIERRTKEAVKATHLPEELLERSPFDLSGGQMRRVAISGVLAMDPQVLVLDEPTAGLDPSGQREIMDMFYDLHEEKRLTTVLVTHSMEAALTYADHIIILNNGDVHREGTPLEIFKQQEALQEVQLDVPEVIEFINKARQELGVELDYQGETIAELAKELARKLRGGRDHE
- the rpsI gene encoding 30S ribosomal protein S9; this encodes MAQVQYSGTGRRKSSTARVRLVPGTGRVVINKRDAEDFFPYETLRMILKQPLAVTETEGNYDIYVNVDGGGFTGQAGAIRHGVARALLQADPEYRTPLKRAGLLTRDARMKERKKYGLKGARRAPQFSKR
- a CDS encoding DNA-directed RNA polymerase subunit alpha, whose amino-acid sequence is MIEIEKPKIETVEISDESTFGKFVVEPLERGYGTTLGNSLRRILLSSLPGSAVTSVQIDGVLHEFSTIEGVVEDVTTVILNLKKLALKVYSDEEKTLEIDVQGEGKVTAADITHDSDVEVLNPDIHIATLDSNSSFRARITAERGRGYRPAEGNNHEDLPIGVIPVDSIFTPVSRVTYQVENTRIGQTSNFDKLTLDVWTDGSIRPEEAISLGAKIYMEHLNIFVGLTDEAQKAEIMVEKEEDQKEKVLEMTIEELDLSVRSYNCLKRAGINTVQELANKSEEDMMKVRNLGRKSLEEVKHKLDELGLGLRKDD
- the rplM gene encoding 50S ribosomal protein L13, which encodes MRTTFMANENNVERKWYVVDAAGQTLGRLASEVAAILRGKNKPTYTPHVDTGDHVIIINAGEIQLTGNKINDKIYYRHSNHVGGLKSRTANEMRTKYPEQMLELAVKGMLPKGSLGRKMGKKLHVFAGAEHKHEAQQPEVYELRG